The sequence TACTTACGCAACTCATGGCATTCTTGATGAACTTGACGTCGTCCAAGCTAAGGCTCCGGTGCACAAAGCGCCTACGGGGGTTCAACATGACGTCGCCGTCCGCACGTCTGAAGGGTGTCCACGGGTCCCTCAGGAACACAGTCGTCGCAGCGAATAAGCTGACGTCCACCATGGTGTTCCATGCGAGCACGAGATACGGCCAGATCCACGTGATGAACGCTGCTAGGGCGCCAGGGGATGTCGGCTCACGGCGCCGCGGCGCGTAGATGGCGCCTGTGCGCGCCGGCGGCTCCGGCATGGCCGGCAGGCGTGTCGGGTCGGCGGCGCTGCGCGCGGACGCCAGGAGGAGTGTGATGAGCGACATCCCGTCGCCGAGGGAGTGGTGCACGCGGGCCACCACGGTGGAGGCCGCCTCGGAGGTTGGGAAGTCGAGGAAGTGGAACTCCCATAGCGGGCGGGAGCGGTCCATGGGGAGCGTGTACACCGAGGCCACGTAGTCCTCCACGGCCCGGTCCGGGTCGGCCGCCACGGCGGCGGGGTCAAGCGTCGGGACGATCATGTGGTCCTCCACGTTCACCGCCGTGCGCGCCCACCGCGGGTTGTTGCCGTCCTTTGACCCATCTGTGACCTGCCGTGAACGAACGCACAGGCACTCACGGGTGAAATTAACCTAGTGACAAAATCGCTGCTTATAGCTTTTACTTATAGCTGTAGATATACCTGGATGCTGCGGAAGCGTGGGAAACGGGCAAGTTCCGCGGCAACGCCGGCGCTGAAGACCGGTAGGTTTACGGGCGAACCAAGGCCGATGGTAACGACGATGTATATACCTTCCATGAGTCTTGCAGTAGGGGTGACAGGCTCTTCCTCCTCGGTAGCCGCCGAGAAATCGTCCGTCGTCGTCCATTCGGCCGGTGCCGATCTCGGCGTGCGTATCGGGAGCAATCGGCTAGTTGGCGCGGAGGCTATCGAGGGGCTGACACTGCTAGCGTCCATAGCTACTCTTTTCAAGAGAGGA is a genomic window of Triticum aestivum cultivar Chinese Spring unplaced genomic scaffold, IWGSC CS RefSeq v2.1 scaffold97862, whole genome shotgun sequence containing:
- the LOC123176056 gene encoding wax ester synthase/diacylglycerol acyltransferase 11, whose product is MDASSVSPSIASAPTSRLLPIRTPRSAPAEWTTTDDFSAATEEEEPVTPTARLMEGIYIVVTIGLGSPVNLPVFSAGVAAELARFPRFRSIQVTDGSKDGNNPRWARTAVNVEDHMIVPTLDPAAVAADPDRAVEDYVASVYTLPMDRSRPLWEFHFLDFPTSEAASTVVARVHHSLGDGMSLITLLLASARSAADPTRLPAMPEPPARTGAIYAPRRREPTSPGALAAFITWIWPYLVLAWNTMVDVSLFAATTVFLRDPWTPFRRADGDVMLNPRRRFVHRSLSLDDVKFIKNAMSCTVNDVLVGATSAALSRYYFRNSGGTDTYRTWLRSVLLVNTRPTASLQAYANMIESGRSNDVAWGNQLGYILLPFHLAMHNDPLAYVRKAKMTVDRKKSSLEAIFTCKTSEVFVKMFGLKAGAFTFRRMFANTTISFSNLVGPIEKIELCGHPVVFIAPSVYGVPQALIVHYQSYNNTIKIVLSVDEEIFPNYSQLLDDFVESFGLIKDAASRLSESIKKE